A genomic segment from uncultured Marinifilum sp. encodes:
- a CDS encoding VOC family protein: MKKRVTGIGGIFFKSKDPKASREWYNKHLGIQCPDEYGGMFEWRKTSKPEETGFTIWSPFEEKTEYFQPSQKDFMFNYRVENLEELLKVLKEEGVEIVGEMQEFEYGKFGWILDPEGNKIELWEPIEGSFSNMYKGKSTSE; this comes from the coding sequence ATGAAAAAACGCGTAACAGGAATAGGTGGTATCTTTTTCAAGAGCAAAGATCCGAAAGCTAGCAGAGAATGGTACAACAAGCATTTAGGCATTCAGTGCCCTGATGAATATGGAGGTATGTTTGAATGGAGAAAGACAAGCAAACCTGAAGAAACGGGATTTACAATTTGGTCTCCATTTGAAGAAAAAACCGAATACTTTCAACCTTCGCAAAAGGATTTCATGTTTAATTACAGAGTAGAAAATCTGGAAGAATTGCTAAAAGTTTTGAAAGAAGAAGGTGTTGAAATTGTTGGAGAAATGCAGGAATTCGAATATGGTAAATTCGGATGGATTCTTGACCCTGAAGGTAATAAAATTGAATTGTGGGAACCCATTGAAGGATCGTTTAGCAACATGTACAAAGGAAAATCAACATCAGAGTAA
- a CDS encoding GntR family transcriptional regulator, with amino-acid sequence MKAFNFTPDSNSPVPKFQQLIQAFQDAISQKILKSGDVLPSVNQMCKECSLSRDTVFKAYAELKKRNVIESVPNKGYFVAGEITRVFLFLDTFKAYKEVLYDSFRKNLPDNVTVDLHFHHYNIDVFKNLLRESAGKYSKYIIMSFDNSEVAHTLKQLDPKKLLIVDWNINAEDKHLQIYQDFGQSVQDALQTGLEKINKYEHFCFVYPDYTYHPYETVEFFLRFCKANGIKHSIVTDSDAIDVKKKTVYLSVSDRAMVKILDKAREKKLEFGKDIGLISYNETPMKKYIDKGITVLSTDFYLMGKKMAEFITGSNAESYCVSTRLIERNSL; translated from the coding sequence ATGAAGGCTTTTAATTTTACCCCCGATAGTAATTCCCCAGTACCAAAGTTCCAACAGTTAATTCAGGCGTTTCAGGATGCTATCAGTCAAAAGATATTAAAGTCTGGCGATGTATTGCCTTCTGTTAATCAGATGTGTAAGGAATGTTCGCTTTCGCGCGATACCGTTTTTAAAGCTTACGCTGAGTTAAAAAAGAGGAATGTAATAGAATCGGTTCCCAATAAAGGATATTTTGTGGCTGGTGAAATTACCAGAGTATTCTTGTTTTTAGACACTTTTAAAGCTTACAAAGAGGTTTTGTACGATAGTTTCCGAAAAAATCTTCCTGATAATGTGACTGTTGATTTGCATTTTCATCATTATAATATTGATGTTTTTAAAAATTTGCTTCGCGAGAGTGCAGGTAAATACAGCAAATATATAATTATGAGTTTCGATAATTCAGAGGTTGCTCATACACTAAAACAACTCGATCCGAAAAAGTTATTAATAGTAGATTGGAACATAAATGCAGAGGATAAGCATTTGCAAATTTATCAGGATTTTGGGCAATCGGTGCAGGATGCTTTGCAAACAGGCTTAGAGAAAATCAATAAATACGAACATTTTTGTTTTGTTTATCCCGATTACACCTATCATCCTTACGAAACGGTAGAGTTTTTTCTTCGTTTTTGCAAAGCTAATGGAATAAAACATTCAATTGTAACCGATTCCGATGCAATAGATGTTAAAAAGAAAACAGTTTATTTATCGGTTAGCGATAGGGCTATGGTTAAGATTCTTGATAAAGCACGAGAGAAAAAATTAGAGTTTGGTAAAGATATTGGCTTAATATCCTATAACGAAACGCCCATGAAAAAGTATATCGATAAGGGAATTACTGTACTTTCTACCGATTTTTATTTAATGGGAAAAAAAATGGCAGAATTTATAACAGGCTCTAATGCCGAGTCTTACTGTGTTTCTACAAGATTGATTGAAAGAAATTCTCTATAA
- a CDS encoding FGGY family carbohydrate kinase, whose amino-acid sequence MYLLGLDIGSSSVKASLLDAETSKCLATDFFPKKEMAITAHELGWAEQDPQMWWDNLKQAIKSVMQTANIDKEMVKAIGISYQMHGLVCVDKDLQPVRSSIIWCDSRAVSLGDKAFSEIGKDKCLSHLLNSPGNFTASKLAWVKENEPDTYNKIYKIMLPGDFIALKLTGDVCTTVSGLSEGIFWDFKNQTISEDVLNQYGISKDLLPNIVDTFSNQGQVLPEIAEELGFSSTAIVSYRAGDQPNNALSLNVLKPGEVATTAGTSGVVYGLSDEIKYDPFSRVNSFAHVNHSNTNNRLGILLCINGTGIMNSWLNHNVAKGLSYAQMNEKAMEIPVGADGITILPFGNGAERVLNNREVGAQILNLNLNRHTDAHIYRAAQEGIAFSFFYGMEVMKEIGVKTKVIRAGHANMFLSPLFRETLSTVSGATIELYDTDGALGAARGAGYGAEIYSSLEEAFSGLEKISTIKPDEKIREEMQEAYMRWTKELQKNL is encoded by the coding sequence ATGTATTTACTTGGATTAGATATAGGAAGTTCATCAGTTAAAGCATCCTTATTAGATGCTGAGACCAGCAAGTGTCTTGCAACTGATTTTTTTCCAAAAAAAGAAATGGCAATTACAGCTCACGAATTAGGTTGGGCTGAACAAGATCCACAAATGTGGTGGGATAATCTTAAACAAGCCATTAAGAGTGTAATGCAAACTGCAAACATAGATAAGGAAATGGTTAAAGCCATTGGTATTTCTTATCAAATGCATGGTTTAGTTTGTGTTGATAAAGATTTACAGCCAGTACGTTCTTCAATTATTTGGTGCGATAGCCGTGCTGTTTCATTAGGCGATAAGGCTTTTTCCGAAATAGGAAAAGATAAATGTCTTTCTCATTTATTAAATTCACCAGGAAATTTTACAGCAAGTAAACTGGCTTGGGTAAAAGAAAATGAACCCGATACTTATAATAAAATATATAAAATAATGTTGCCTGGCGATTTTATAGCTTTGAAATTAACTGGCGATGTTTGTACTACGGTTTCGGGTTTATCGGAAGGAATTTTCTGGGATTTTAAAAATCAGACCATTTCTGAAGATGTGTTGAATCAGTATGGTATTAGTAAAGATTTACTTCCAAATATTGTAGATACTTTCTCGAATCAGGGACAAGTTCTTCCTGAAATTGCTGAGGAACTAGGATTTTCAAGTACTGCTATAGTTTCTTATCGTGCCGGAGATCAGCCTAATAATGCATTATCTTTAAATGTGCTAAAACCAGGTGAAGTTGCAACAACAGCGGGAACTTCGGGTGTAGTTTATGGGCTAAGCGATGAGATTAAATATGATCCGTTTTCGAGAGTAAACTCTTTTGCTCATGTAAATCATAGCAATACTAATAACCGATTAGGAATTCTTTTGTGTATTAATGGAACCGGAATTATGAATTCTTGGTTAAACCATAATGTTGCTAAAGGATTAAGTTATGCCCAAATGAACGAAAAGGCAATGGAGATTCCTGTAGGAGCTGATGGAATTACAATACTCCCTTTTGGTAATGGTGCCGAGCGAGTTTTAAATAACCGTGAAGTTGGAGCTCAAATTTTAAATTTAAACCTTAACCGACATACCGACGCTCATATTTACAGAGCTGCTCAGGAAGGAATAGCATTTTCGTTCTTTTATGGAATGGAAGTAATGAAAGAAATTGGTGTGAAGACTAAAGTAATTCGTGCTGGTCATGCAAACATGTTTCTGAGCCCATTGTTCAGAGAAACATTATCTACCGTTTCGGGAGCTACAATTGAGCTTTACGATACCGACGGAGCCTTAGGTGCTGCGCGTGGAGCTGGATATGGAGCCGAAATTTATTCATCATTAGAAGAGGCTTTTTCAGGTTTAGAAAAAATAAGTACCATAAAACCAGATGAAAAAATTCGGGAAGAAATGCAGGAAGCTTATATGCGCTGGACCAAAGAGTTGCAAAAGAATTTATAG
- the xylA gene encoding xylose isomerase — MTILKGDKEYFPGIGKIAYEGPESKNPLAFRWYDENRVIAGKTMKEHLRFAVAYWHTFCGDGGDPFGPGSQKFPWGTEANAIDAAKSKMDAAFEFITKLGAPFYCFHDVDVVGDASVFEIEKRLATMVDYAKQKQADSGVKLLWGTANVFSNPRYMNGASTNPDFNVVANAGTQVKNALDATIALGGTGYVFWGGREGYMSLLNTNMKEELDHMAQFLTMARDYGRKNGFTGTFLIEPKPMEPSKHQYDFDSATVMGFLNKYGLADDFKINVEVNHATLAGHTFAHELQTCVDNNMLGSIDANKGDYQNGWDTDEFPTSIYETVEAMLPILENDGFTHGGINFDAKTRRNSTDLEDIFMAHIGGMDVFARALVIADKIRTESPYLQLKKDRYASFASGKGKAFANGELSLEDLRNIAKEVGEPAQISGKQEMLEQLINWYI, encoded by the coding sequence ATGACTATTTTAAAAGGAGACAAAGAGTATTTTCCAGGAATTGGAAAAATAGCTTACGAAGGACCAGAATCAAAAAATCCATTAGCATTTAGATGGTACGATGAAAATCGTGTTATTGCAGGTAAAACAATGAAAGAGCATTTGCGTTTTGCAGTAGCTTACTGGCACACATTCTGCGGAGATGGTGGAGATCCATTCGGACCAGGATCTCAAAAATTTCCATGGGGAACAGAAGCCAATGCTATTGATGCTGCAAAATCTAAAATGGATGCTGCTTTTGAGTTCATTACTAAGTTGGGAGCTCCTTTTTACTGTTTTCACGATGTTGATGTTGTAGGTGATGCTTCTGTTTTCGAAATAGAGAAGAGATTAGCTACCATGGTCGATTATGCCAAGCAAAAGCAAGCCGATTCGGGTGTTAAATTGTTATGGGGTACTGCAAATGTATTTTCTAATCCCCGCTATATGAATGGTGCTTCTACAAATCCTGATTTTAATGTAGTGGCTAACGCTGGTACTCAGGTTAAGAATGCACTAGATGCAACAATCGCTTTGGGCGGTACAGGTTATGTATTTTGGGGAGGTCGCGAAGGTTATATGTCTCTTTTAAATACAAACATGAAAGAGGAGTTGGATCACATGGCACAATTTCTTACTATGGCTCGCGATTATGGTCGCAAGAATGGTTTTACAGGAACTTTCCTAATTGAGCCTAAGCCAATGGAGCCATCGAAACATCAGTACGATTTCGATTCGGCTACCGTAATGGGATTTTTAAATAAATATGGTTTGGCCGATGATTTTAAAATTAATGTAGAGGTAAATCACGCAACTTTGGCAGGACATACTTTTGCGCACGAATTACAAACTTGCGTTGATAATAATATGTTAGGAAGTATTGATGCTAACAAAGGTGATTACCAAAATGGATGGGATACAGATGAATTCCCAACTAGCATTTACGAAACTGTTGAGGCTATGTTGCCAATTCTTGAAAATGATGGTTTTACGCATGGCGGAATTAATTTCGATGCTAAAACTCGTCGTAACTCAACCGATTTAGAAGATATTTTTATGGCACATATTGGAGGTATGGATGTATTTGCCCGCGCTTTGGTTATTGCCGATAAAATTAGAACAGAGTCTCCATATTTACAATTGAAAAAGGATCGCTATGCATCTTTCGCTTCTGGTAAGGGAAAAGCATTTGCAAACGGAGAGCTTTCTCTTGAAGATCTTAGAAATATTGCTAAAGAAGTTGGTGAACCAGCTCAAATTAGTGGAAAACAAGAAATGTTAGAACAATTAATAAATTGGTATATTTAA
- the xylE gene encoding D-xylose transporter XylE, which yields MTQTQSKGSLLFIIGITLVATLGGLLFGYDTAVISGATEALKVFFVTPLESDSALALQVLVEYKLIISLCFIIVSLLVSSFMFRMYGKQKGIIYSAIVIFVGIIIWYTQFWISVNELTENTLNSINGFTISSAIIGCVIGGSICGTISQKLGRKRGLILAAVLFTISAIGSSVPEMLNFFGTSTISAFIFYRIVGGIGVGIASMLSPMYIAEIAPAKYRGTLVSANQFAIVFGMLVVYFVNYAISLTGDINWLNETGWRYMFASETIPALLFLVMLYFVPESPRYLIMKSREKEAENILNKIVGTIKAPQLMTDIKESLKENNAPWLSFGGLIIVIGILLSVFQQFVGINVVLYYAAEIFRNMGNSTDTSLLQTILVGAINLIFTVLAIFTVDKFGRKPLMIIGGVGMGICMFALGTAFYMEQLGLVALFAMLGYVAFFAMSWGPVTWVLLSEIFPNSIRSAMSLAVAAQWMANMMVSWTFPMMNDNSWLTGMFNHGFSYWIYGAMGILSALFVWKIVPETKGKSLEDMQKLWKK from the coding sequence ATGACTCAAACCCAATCAAAAGGGAGCTTATTGTTTATAATAGGAATTACTTTAGTGGCTACACTAGGGGGATTGCTATTTGGTTACGATACTGCCGTAATTAGTGGTGCTACTGAAGCTCTAAAAGTATTTTTTGTTACTCCATTAGAATCCGATAGTGCTCTCGCATTGCAAGTTCTAGTAGAATATAAGCTTATTATTTCTCTTTGTTTTATTATTGTTTCCTTGTTGGTTTCCAGTTTCATGTTTCGCATGTATGGAAAACAAAAAGGGATTATTTATAGTGCAATTGTAATTTTTGTAGGCATTATAATTTGGTATACTCAATTTTGGATATCCGTAAATGAACTAACCGAAAATACCTTGAATTCTATTAATGGATTCACCATTTCCAGTGCTATTATTGGTTGTGTAATTGGTGGTTCTATATGTGGTACTATTAGTCAGAAACTAGGAAGGAAAAGAGGATTGATTTTGGCTGCAGTTCTATTTACAATTTCAGCAATTGGTTCATCAGTTCCCGAAATGTTGAATTTTTTCGGAACCAGTACCATTAGTGCATTTATTTTTTATCGTATTGTAGGTGGTATTGGAGTAGGAATCGCATCTATGCTTTCACCAATGTATATCGCCGAAATTGCACCTGCAAAATATCGTGGAACATTAGTTTCTGCTAATCAGTTTGCAATTGTATTTGGTATGTTGGTGGTTTATTTTGTGAATTATGCTATTTCTTTAACTGGTGATATTAATTGGTTGAATGAAACTGGATGGAGATACATGTTTGCATCTGAAACTATTCCTGCACTTCTGTTTTTAGTGATGTTATATTTTGTTCCTGAATCGCCACGATATTTAATTATGAAATCGCGAGAAAAGGAAGCTGAAAATATATTGAATAAAATAGTAGGAACAATTAAAGCTCCTCAGTTAATGACTGATATTAAAGAGTCATTAAAAGAAAATAACGCTCCATGGTTATCCTTTGGAGGTTTAATTATAGTAATAGGAATTTTGCTATCCGTATTTCAGCAATTTGTAGGAATTAATGTAGTCTTGTATTATGCTGCTGAGATATTTAGAAATATGGGTAACAGTACAGATACATCATTACTTCAAACAATTTTAGTTGGAGCAATTAACTTGATATTTACTGTACTTGCCATTTTTACAGTCGATAAATTTGGTCGTAAACCATTAATGATTATTGGTGGTGTAGGAATGGGAATTTGTATGTTTGCCCTAGGAACTGCTTTTTATATGGAACAATTGGGCTTAGTTGCTTTGTTCGCTATGCTTGGATATGTTGCATTCTTTGCAATGTCTTGGGGACCAGTTACCTGGGTTCTTCTGTCTGAAATATTCCCAAATTCTATTCGTAGCGCCATGTCTTTGGCTGTTGCGGCTCAGTGGATGGCAAATATGATGGTTTCATGGACATTTCCAATGATGAATGATAATTCGTGGCTAACAGGCATGTTTAATCATGGATTTTCGTATTGGATTTATGGCGCAATGGGAATATTATCGGCATTATTTGTTTGGAAAATAGTTCCCGAAACCAAAGGAAAGTCTTTAGAAGACATGCAAAAGCTTTGGAAAAAATAA
- a CDS encoding GH92 family glycosyl hydrolase, with the protein MRLLAVCLAMIGLFACSDKQAKSKKNLTQYVNPFVGTDGPGNTYPGAVAPFGMVQLSPDNGLPGWDRIAGYFWPDSTIAGFSHTHLSGTGAGDMYDILIMPMNSRFTESLTSEGDYRPYSKFSHDREEASPGYYKVDLLSSGITAELTTSKRVGFHRYTFPKDSASKIILDLGYKLNWDNPYDTKIIIENDSTISGYRKSNGWARDQHVYFTAQFSKAFKNIHLFEGESKAYGENVNAAKTKFVAEFPTSDKEQILIKVALSSASIVGAKKNLNAELNSWDFNAAVDQADQEWEKLLAQIEIEGSEYQKELFYTNLYHIYLTPSLHSDIDGMHKGADGKYHKAEGFDRYDTFSLWDTYRAAHPLYTILCPDKVEDFVKSFLAHYDETSLLPVWSMAGNETNMMIGYHAVPVIVDAYFKGIEMDVEKAYKACVESAKEKGRQIDEYMHLGYVPTDAEGENWSVSKTLEYAYDDWCIAQFAKALNKQADYKYFLKRGESWKNIYDTESTFFRPKNHKEEFVSPFVPKEYTNYFCESNAWQYFWYVPQDVPEFIATVGKDKFTAKLDSMFTYYPEASDKLPIFSTGMIGQYAHGNEPSHHVAYLYNYIGQAHKTQEMVRRIINTQYTTKPNGYCGNEDCGQMSAWLLFSSMGMYPVNPANGIYNLTSPWLDNVVLHLPNNNTFTISTENQSEKNHYIKKILLNGNEYKELTITHQQIMQGGSLHFILGAK; encoded by the coding sequence ATGAGATTATTAGCCGTTTGTTTGGCAATGATTGGTCTTTTTGCTTGTAGTGATAAGCAAGCAAAAAGCAAAAAGAACTTAACCCAATATGTAAATCCCTTTGTAGGTACCGATGGACCTGGAAATACTTACCCAGGTGCAGTTGCTCCTTTTGGTATGGTTCAGTTGAGTCCCGATAACGGATTGCCAGGTTGGGATAGAATTGCAGGCTATTTTTGGCCCGATTCTACAATTGCAGGTTTCAGTCATACACATTTAAGTGGTACCGGAGCAGGCGATATGTACGATATTTTGATAATGCCAATGAATAGCCGTTTTACAGAAAGTTTAACGTCAGAGGGTGATTATCGTCCGTATTCAAAATTTTCACATGATAGAGAAGAAGCTTCGCCAGGATATTATAAAGTAGACCTGTTAAGCTCTGGTATTACAGCCGAATTAACCACAAGCAAACGTGTAGGTTTCCACCGATATACTTTTCCTAAAGATTCAGCATCTAAAATTATATTAGATCTGGGATATAAATTAAACTGGGATAATCCTTACGATACCAAAATCATAATTGAAAATGATTCTACCATTTCCGGATATCGAAAGTCGAACGGATGGGCAAGAGATCAGCATGTTTATTTTACAGCTCAATTCTCAAAAGCTTTTAAAAATATACACTTGTTCGAAGGCGAAAGCAAAGCTTATGGAGAAAATGTAAATGCAGCAAAAACCAAATTTGTTGCAGAATTTCCAACATCCGATAAGGAGCAAATATTAATAAAAGTTGCACTTTCGTCGGCTTCTATTGTTGGAGCTAAAAAGAATTTAAATGCAGAATTAAATTCATGGGATTTTAATGCTGCAGTTGATCAGGCAGATCAGGAATGGGAAAAATTACTGGCGCAAATTGAAATTGAAGGAAGCGAATATCAGAAAGAATTATTCTATACTAATCTATATCATATTTATCTTACGCCAAGTTTACATTCAGATATTGATGGAATGCACAAAGGTGCCGATGGTAAATATCACAAAGCCGAAGGATTTGATCGTTACGATACCTTTTCCTTGTGGGATACCTATCGTGCAGCTCATCCTTTATACACAATTCTTTGTCCTGATAAAGTTGAGGATTTTGTAAAATCATTTTTGGCTCATTACGATGAAACATCTTTATTGCCTGTATGGTCGATGGCTGGTAACGAAACCAACATGATGATAGGTTATCATGCCGTACCAGTAATTGTTGATGCCTATTTTAAAGGTATCGAAATGGATGTAGAAAAAGCATATAAAGCCTGCGTTGAATCTGCAAAAGAAAAAGGCCGGCAAATTGATGAATATATGCATTTAGGATATGTGCCTACCGATGCGGAGGGCGAAAACTGGTCGGTATCTAAAACTTTGGAGTATGCCTACGACGATTGGTGTATTGCTCAATTTGCAAAAGCACTAAACAAACAAGCTGATTATAAATATTTCTTGAAAAGAGGAGAGAGCTGGAAAAATATTTATGATACAGAATCAACTTTCTTTCGCCCTAAAAATCATAAAGAAGAATTTGTATCGCCATTTGTACCTAAAGAGTATACTAATTATTTTTGTGAAAGTAATGCATGGCAATATTTCTGGTATGTTCCTCAGGATGTACCCGAGTTTATTGCTACAGTTGGAAAAGATAAGTTTACAGCTAAGCTGGATTCTATGTTTACTTATTATCCCGAAGCGAGCGATAAACTTCCAATTTTTAGTACCGGAATGATTGGACAATATGCTCATGGAAATGAACCAAGTCATCATGTAGCTTATTTATACAATTACATTGGCCAAGCTCATAAAACACAGGAAATGGTTCGTCGTATTATTAACACGCAATATACTACTAAACCAAATGGATATTGCGGAAACGAAGATTGTGGACAAATGTCGGCATGGTTGCTATTTTCATCAATGGGAATGTACCCTGTAAATCCAGCAAATGGTATTTATAATCTTACTTCACCATGGCTCGATAATGTAGTTCTTCATCTTCCAAATAATAATACATTTACTATATCAACAGAAAACCAGAGCGAAAAAAATCATTACATTAAAAAGATACTATTAAATGGAAATGAGTATAAGGAGTTAACAATTACCCATCAGCAGATTATGCAGGGAGGTAGCTTGCATTTTATACTTGGAGCAAAATAA
- a CDS encoding endonuclease/exonuclease/phosphatase family protein — protein sequence MKYLIYFSLLILLGLSANAQTVDLMTYNLRYDNPNDGINRWDVRKNNVINLIEKCNPDVFGTQEGLNHQLEYLNTNLKAYTYVGVGRDDGKKKGEYSAIFYKKDKYKILQQSTFWLSGTPNKISIGWDAVLERICTYALFENIKTGNKFWVFNAHFDHVGEQAQFNSSQLIVKKIKQLNTKNYPSVFMGDLNLKPDTKAIQYLSSEMQDSNCKNTKNPNMGTFNAFKHNKKVTDRIDYIFIDNNCTIKKSRVVDCRMNTLYPSDHLPVLAKVKFKKR from the coding sequence ATGAAATACTTAATATATTTTAGTTTATTGATTTTGTTAGGTTTAAGTGCTAATGCTCAAACTGTTGACTTGATGACTTACAATTTGCGTTACGATAATCCAAACGATGGAATTAATCGTTGGGATGTGAGAAAAAATAATGTAATTAATCTGATTGAAAAATGTAATCCTGATGTATTTGGAACGCAAGAAGGATTAAATCATCAGCTTGAATATTTAAATACAAACTTAAAGGCGTACACTTATGTTGGAGTAGGACGCGACGATGGAAAGAAGAAGGGGGAGTATTCTGCGATTTTTTATAAAAAAGATAAGTATAAAATATTGCAGCAATCAACATTTTGGTTGTCGGGTACACCCAATAAAATATCAATTGGTTGGGATGCAGTATTAGAGCGAATTTGTACTTATGCTCTTTTCGAAAATATAAAAACAGGAAATAAATTTTGGGTGTTTAATGCTCATTTTGATCATGTTGGTGAACAGGCGCAGTTTAACAGTTCACAATTAATAGTAAAGAAAATAAAACAATTAAACACTAAGAATTATCCTTCCGTTTTTATGGGAGATTTAAATTTAAAACCAGACACAAAGGCCATTCAATATTTAAGTTCAGAAATGCAAGATAGTAATTGTAAGAACACAAAAAATCCTAATATGGGAACTTTTAACGCTTTTAAACACAATAAAAAAGTTACCGATCGTATCGATTATATATTTATTGATAATAATTGTACAATCAAAAAAAGTAGGGTTGTCGATTGTAGGATGAATACACTTTATCCTTCTGATCATTTGCCAGTACTAGCAAAAGTGAAATTTAAAAAGCGATAG